The window CAGCGCGTGAAGTGGCTTACGACTCGCTGGTGATTGCTGTCGGCAGTACCACCAACGATTTCGGCACTCAAGGCGCGGCGCAGCATTGCCTGTTCCTCGACACCCGCAAACAGGCCGAGCGTTTCCATCAGCAATTGCTCAATCACTACCTGCGCGCCCATGCCGGACAAACCGACAAGGTCGAGCAGATCAGCGTCGCCATCGTCGGCGCCGGTGCCACCGGGGTTGAGCTGGCCGCTGAGCTGCACAACGCCGCCCATGAATTGGCGGCTTACGGCCTGGACCGGATCAAACCGGAAAACATGCACATCACCCTGATCGAAGCCGGCCCACGAGTATTGCCAGCTCTGCCGGAACGCATCGGCGGGCCTGTGCATAAAACCCTGGAGAAACTCGGGGTCAATGTGATGACCAATGCCGCGGTCAGCGAAGTGACTGCCGACAGCTTGATCACCGCCGACGGCAAAGTGATCAACGCCAGCCTGAAAGTCTGGGCCGCCGGCATTCGTGCACCGGGTTTCCTCAAGGACATCGACGGTCTGGAAACCAACCGCATCAACCAGCTGCAAGTGCTGCCGACCCTGCAAACCACCCGCGACGAGAACATCTTCGCCTTCGGTGACTGCGCGGCGTGCCCGCAACCGGGTACCGATCGCAACGTACCGCCGCGCGCGCAGGCCGCGCATCAGCAGGCTTCGTTGCTGGCCAAATCGCTGAAACTGCGGATCGAAGGCAAGGCGTTGCCGGAGTACAAATACACCGACTACGGCTCGCTGATCTCGCTGTCGCGTTTTTCGGCTGTGGGTAACTTGATGGGCAACCTGACCGGGAGCGTGATGCTCGAGGGCTGGCTGGCGCGGATGTTTTACGTGTCGCTGTATCGCATGCACCAAATGGCGCTGTATGGCGCGTTTCGTACGGCGATGTTGATGTTGGGCAGCAAGATCGGACGCGGGACTGAGCCGCGGTTGAAGCTGCACTAATCCCAACCACTGTGGGAGCGGGCTTGCTCGCGAAGAGGGAGCGTCAGTCGACCTATAAGTTGTCTGACCCACCGCTTTCGCGAGCAAGCCCGCTCCCACATTTGGTCTGCATTGTTTTTGGAGATCTGTGTCTCACTGTATCTCCCGCCACGAATTCTCCCCTTCGCTTACAAACTCCCCCTTGCGCGACACAGTAGCGATACACCCCGCCCTTTAAATGGCCACATCCGAGCAAGGCAACTCGCCCGCTACGGTTATCGCCGCACTCACGTGGCGTCCTTTATCGAACGGTTGTGTCGTGCAACCCAGGAGTATTGAAATGTCCCGTACTACCAAAAACACTATTGGTCTGCTCGGCGCTGTTCTGGCCGGCGGCATGATGTTGTCCGGTTCCGTATTCGCTGCGCAGCCGTTGACTCAGGGCTACCTGCTGGCCTCGGCTGAACAAGTGGTAAAAACCCCTGAAGGCAAGTGTGGCGAAGGCAAGTGTGGCGATGCGTCGATGGCGAAGACCGATACGGATGGCGACGGCAAAGTCTCCCGCGCCGAATTCCAGAAAGTCGCGCCGAAGTCCAACTTCGACAAGATCGACACCAACCATGACGGCTTCATCGACGAGCAAGAGGCTTACGACAACGTGAAAGCCAACTTCGAAGCCAATGGCAAGAAAATGCCAAAAGGTCTGTTCGAGCACCTGAAAGACCAAGACGGCGCCTAAGCCTTCAAGTACAAAACCGCGCTTTTCCTTCGGGAAGCGCGGTTTTTTTTCGTCTGGCGGATTTACACCTGGAAGCGCTGGACCATGGTCCGCAAGGAATTGGCCAATTGTGAAAGCTCATGGCTCGAAGCGCTGGTCTGATCCGCACCGGCAGCGGAACGAACCGACAGGTCGCGAATGTTCACCAGGTTGCGATCGACTTCCCGCGCCACTTGCGCCTGTTCTTCAGCCGCGCTGGCGATCACCAGGTTACGTTCGTGAATTTGGTGGACCGACGCCGTGATGGTCTGCAACGCCTCGCCCGCACGCTCGGCCAAAGCCAAAGTGCTGGCTGCTCGGGTCGAGCTGGCTTGCATGGAATCCAGCGCCTGGGTTGAGCCACTGCGCATGCCCTGGACCATTTGCTCGATTTCCTGGGTCGATTGCTGCGTGCGATAGGCCAGCGCACGTACTTCGTCGGCCACGACCGCAAACCCTCGACCGCTTTCCCCGGCCCGCGCGGCTTCAATGGCCGCGTTGAGCGCCAGCAGATTGGTTTGCTCGGCGATCGCCCGAATCACATCCAGCACCTTGCCGATGTCCTGCGACTGGTTGGCCAGGGATTGCACCAAACCGCCGGTAATCTGCACATCGCTAGCGAGTGCGCTGATGGCCGTGACGGTTTCGCTGACGCGCTCCTGGCCAACGTGTGCGGACTCACTGGATTGGCGCGTGGCATCGGAGGTCGACACGGCATTGCGGGCAACCTCCTCCACTGCCGTGGTCATTTCTGTCACGGCGGTGGCCGCTTGTTCAATTTCGTTGTTCTGTTGTTGCAGGTTCTGCGTGCCGTCGAGGGTGACCGCGTTCAACTCATCAGCCGCCGTGGCCAATTGCGCCGCCGAACCGCTAATACCTTGCAGGGTTTCCCGCAGATTCTGTTGCATGGTCGCGAGGGCCTTGAGCAAGCGGCTCACTTCGTCGTTGCCATGAGATTCGATGGGGCGAGTCAGATCGCCTCGGGCTACGTTTTCTGCGGCGTGCAAGGCTTCGCCCAGCGGTTTGACGATGCTGCGGGTCAGCAGCATGGCCAGGCCAACGGTGGCCAAGGCTGCAAGGGCGATGAACAGGCTGACGATCATTCGCGATGTTTCGTAATGCGCTTCGGATTTCTGGCTTTCGGCGGCGACCTGTCTGGCGAACAGATCGGCCAGGTCATTGAGTTGTTTACCGGAGCCATCGACCACGGTTTTCATATCAATCAACAGCAGCTTGGTCAGTTCGTCACGGCGTCCCTGCTCCGCCAATGAAAACGATTGAGCAATGCCGGCACGATACGCCGCGAAGGTGGTTTTGAACTGGTCATACAAGGCCTTGCCGTCGACGGTGTTGACCAACTGGTCGTAGGCCGCAATCTTCTCGCTCAGCTCTTTGTCACGGGTGTCCATCTGGCCGCGATAGACAGGAATGTTCTTCGGGTCTTGATCGAGGGCCATGCGCAGGGAAATGGTGCGGATGCGCAGCATGATCTCGCGGATCTCGTCACCGCCGCGGATACTCGGCAGCCATTGTTTCTCCACGGCCACTTCACTGTCGCGAATGCTCGACATCTGCCCCAGTGCGAAAACCCCGAGCAAGGCGACCAACACAGCAATCAGAGCAAACCCCAAGGCTGCCCGAGGTGCGATATTCAACTGACGAAGCAACATAGCGAACGCCCTATTTTTGTAATGGCCTGGATAAGGGGCGTTGTTTCGTCAGTACCCCGTCGCCTCGTTATCGGCAAGTTGTACGATGACTGAAGTGTGTTTTTATGAAGACAAAAAAAATCCCCGTATCTTTCGATACGAGGATTTTTAATATGGTCGGGGTAAGGGGATTCGAACTCCTGACATCCTGCTCCCAAAGCAGGCGCGCTACCGGACTGCGCTATACCCCGGTAAAAAAAAGGCACCTTTTAAAGGCGCCTTCTGCGAACAGAGCTTTTGGCGTCTGATCTTAAGATCTGATCCCAGCGTTAACTGGTTTCAAAAATGGTGGGTCGTGTGGGATTCGAACCTACGACCAATTGGTTAAAAGCCAACTGCTCTACCAACTGAGCTAACGACCCAAAAATGGTCGGGGTAAGGGGATTCGAACTCCTGACATCCTGCTCCCAAAGCAGGCGCGCTACCGGACTGCGCTATACCCCGGTTTGAAATTGGCTCCGTGACCAGGACTCGAACCTGGGACCCAATGATTAACAGTCATTTGCTCTACCGACTGAGCTATCACGGAACTACATATTTCAATTACAACGTTTGACGCTTTGTTGCACTCTCTTCGACCCGTTCGCATCGCTGCGTTCGTGTGTCTGAGGCGCGCTATTCTACAATCTTAAGCACCTCTGTCAACCCCTTAAATTGCATTCAAGTTAATGATTTGCAACTTATTTCAGATTCCTGCTTGGGGAGCAGAAACCCTTACGGGCGACTTACTGCGGGGCGCACTTTACAAGCCTTTTCCTTTCAGTTCAACAACCTGACGAAAAAAAGGCCTCGCGATGCGAGGCCTTGTTTATTTCACCGCCGTGACGGGTCAGGCAAATACGATCTCGTCGTTCTCCACCTTGCCGACAGCCGTGTCGCCAGGCATGAATCGACCGGACAGAATCAGCTGTGCCAGCGGGTTCTCGATCCAGCGCTGAATCGCTCGTTTGAGCGGTCGTGCGCCGTACACCGGGTCGTAACCTACCGCGATCAGCTTGTCCATGGCCTCTGGACTCAGCTCCAGTTTCAACTCGCGCTCAGTCAGGCGACTGCGCAGACGACCCAACTGGATCTCGGTAATGCCCGCGATCTGATCCCGCGCCAACGGCTCGAAGATCACCACTTCGTCGACCCGGTTGATGAACTCCGGCCGGAAGTGCGTGGAAATCGCATCCATCACTGCCGCACGTTGCGCCTCGCGATCACCAACCAGTTCCTGGATCTGCACCGAGCCCAGGTTGGAGGTCATGACGATCACGGTGTTCTTGAAATCCACCGTGCGGCCATGGCTGTCGGTCAAGCGGCCATCTTCCAGCACTTGCAGCAAGATGTTGAACACATCCGGGTGGGCCTTCTCGACCTCGTCAAGGAGGATCACCGAGTAAGGCTTGCGACGCACCGCCTCGGTCAGGTAACCGCCCTCTTCATAGCCCACGTAGCCTGGTGGCGCACCAATCAGCCGGGCCACGGAATGTTTCTCCATGAACTCGGACATGTCGATCCGCACCATCGCCTCTTCAGTATCAAAGAGGAACTCGGCCAGCGCCTTGCACAGCTCGGTTTTACCAACACCGGTCGGGCCGAGGAACATGAAAGAACCACTCGGGCGATTCGGGTCGGACAACCCGGCCCGGGAACGCCGCACCGCGTTGGAAACGGCGATCACCGCTTCGTCCTGGCCGATCACGCGCTGGTGCAACAGGCTTTCCATCTTCATCAGCTTGTCGCGCTCGCCTTCGAGCATTTTCGACACTGGAATGCCGGTCCACTTCGAGACGACTTCGGCGATCTCTTCCTCAGTCACCTTGCTGCGCAGTAACTGGTTCTCGCTTTTACCGTGCTGATCGACCATTTGCAGGCTGCGCTCCAGATCCGGGATAACCCCGTATTGCAGCTCGGCCATGCGGTTCAGGTCGCCTTTACGGCGCGCGGCTTCCAGTTCCTGACGGGACTGTTCAATTTTCTGCTGGATCTGTGCAGAACCCTGAACCTCGGCTTTTTCCGAGTTCCAGATTTCTTCGAGGTCCGAGTACTCACGTTCGTGGCGAACGATTTCCTCCTGGAGTTTCTCCAGACGTTTCTTCGCCGCGTCGTCGCTTTCTTTCTTCAGCGCCTGTGATTCCACCTTCAGTTGAATCAGACGGCGCTCCAGACGATCCAGTACTTCCGGCTTGGAGTCGATCTCCATGCGGATGCGGCTGGCCGCTTCGTCGATCAGGTCGATGGCCTTGTCCGGCAACTGACGGTCTGTAATGTAGCGATGGCTGAGTTTGGCCGCGGCGATGATAGCGCCGTCAGTGATCGCCACTTTGTGGTGGACCTCATAACGCTCTTTCAGACCACGCAGAATAGCGATGGTGTCTTCTTCGCTCGGCTCGTCCACCAGGACTTTCTGGAAGCGCCGTTCGAGGGCCGCATCCTTCTCTATATATTGGCGGTACTCATTGAGCGTGGTCGCGCCGACACAATGCAACTCGCCGCGCGCCAACGCAGGCTTGAGCATGTTGCCCGCATCCATCGAGCCTTCGCCCTTACCGGCGCCGACCATGGTGTGCAGTTCGTCGATGAACAGAATGATCTGCCCTTCCTGCTTCGACAGTTCATTGAGCAAGGATTTGAGGCGCTCTTCGAACTCGCCGCGGTACTTGGCGCCGGCAATCAGCGACCCCATGTCCAAAGACAGCAAGCGCTTGCCCTTGAGACCATCCGGCACTTCACCGTTGATGATGCGCTGGGCCAGGCCTTCGGCGATGGCGGTTTTACCCACGCCGGGCTCACCGATCAGCACCGGGTTGTTCTTGGTGCGGCGTTGCAGCACCTGGATGGTCCGGCGAATTTCGTCGTCACGGCCGATCACCGGGTCGAGCTTGCCTTCTTCGGCACGCTTGGTCAGGTCGACGGTGTACTTGTCCAGCGCCTGGCGCGACTCTTCGTGGTTGGCGTCATTGACCGCCTCACCGCCGCGCAGGTTGTTGATTGCGTTTTCCAGGGCTTTTTTGCTCACACCTTGGCCGAGCAGCAACTTGCCGAGTTTGCTGTTCTCATCCATCGCCGCGAGCAACACCAGCTCACTGGAGATGAACTGATCGCCCTTCTGCTGAGCCAGGCGATCGGCCTGGTTGAGCAGGCGCGCCAAGTCCTGCGACATGTTCACGTCGCCGGTGGGGTTCTGGATTTTCGGGAGCTGGTCGAGCTCTTTGGTCAGCTCTTTACGCAGGCTATTGACGTCAAAACCGACCTGCATCAACAGGGGTTTGATCGAACCGCCCTGCTGCTCAAGCATCGCCTGCATCAAGTGCGCCGGCTCGATACCGGGATGGTCAAGGCCGACGGCCAGCGATTGGGCGTCGGATAGAGCTAACTGCAATTTGCTGGTTAAACGATCTATACGCATGGGTCACCTTCCTTTTGAGCAGGCCGGACCTATAAAACATCCTGAATGAAGAAACCTGCCAGATACCGTTATAGATGCGGTCGATTCTGGGAGTTTCAAGCGTCGAACAGTTGATGTAGATCAGGAAAGCTTAGTCTTCGAGCCAGATAAGGGAGGCAAACCGACCAGTGCGTGGACTGCGGCGGTAAGAAAAGAAGCGAGGATCGGTCACGGTACAGAAACCGCCACCATAAACAACGGTGACACCGCGCACAGCCAGACGCAAACGCGCCAGCTCGTAGATGTCAGCCATGAATTTGCCAGCATTTTGGCTCGGCACAAAGGCTTTGGCCGCTTCAGGCAGTTGCTGGACGAAAGTCTCGCGCACTTCGGCGCCGACTTCGAAGGCTTGCGGGCCAATGGCCGGGCCAAGCCAGACCAGCACGTCTTCCGGAGGTACGGCCAAACTGTCGAGCGTTGCTTCGAGCACACCCGCCGCCAACCCGCGCCAACCGGCATGGGCCGCCGCAACGCGAGTGCCCGCGCGGTCGCAAAACAATGCGGGCAGGCAATCGGCGGTCATCGCGGCGCAGGCGATTCCGGGTGTGGAAGTCCAGCTGGCGTCGGCGGTGGCCGTGATGCCTGGATCCGCGTGGGCCACGGCGATGCCGTGAACCTGCTTTAACCAGGCCGGTTGAATAGAAAAATGATCGGTGAGGCGACGGCGGTTTTCGGCAACCGCTTCGGGGCTGTCGTCGACGTGATCGCCGAGGTTGAGGCTGTCGAACGGCGCCAGACTGACGCCGCCCGCACGGGTGGTCACACAGGCTTTCACCCCGGCAGGCGCAGGCCAGTCGGGAATCAGCCAGTCACTCATCCGATGAACGCCTCACGGTCTTGCTTGAGCAGAGTCAGCAACCAGACGAAGTCGTCCGGCAGTGGCGATTCCCAGCTCATGCGTTTACCGGTGGTCGGGTGATCCAGCTCCAGGAACCGAGCATGCAGGGCCTGACGCGGGAACGCCTTCAACGATTCGACCATGGTCACACTGGCTGCCGGCGGAATGCGGAAACGACCGCCGTAGGCAGGGTCTCCGACCAACGGATAGTTGATGTGAGCCATGTGCACACGAATCTGGTGCGTACGACCGGTTTCCAGCTTCACCCGCACATGCGTGTGGGAGCGGAAACGCTCAAGCACGCGGTAATGGCTGACGGCTTGCTTGCCCCCTTCCATCACGGCCATGCGCTGGCGTTGCTGGCCGTGACGACCGATCGGCGCGTTGATCTTGCCGCCGGCAGTGACCACACCGATCACGATGCATTCGTAGATCCGGCTTACGCTGCGGCTCTGCAATTGCGTGACAAGCTGTGTCTGCGCCTGAATGGTCTTGGCCACCACCATCAGACCGGTGGTGTCCTTGTCGAGGCGATGCACGATACCGGCGCGGGGCACATTGATAATGTCCGGCACGTGGTGCAGCAAGGCGTTGAGCAGGGTGCCATCGGCGTGACCGGCGGCAGGATGCACCACCAGGCCCGCAGGTTTGTTGATCACCAGGATGTCGTCGTCTTCATAGACGATGTCCAGCTCGATGTCTTGAGCGATCCATTCACCCTGAGCTTCCTGCTCGGCAGTCAGCTCAAGAATGGCGCCACCATGAACGATGTCTCGCGGGCGGATAACCGCCCCATCCACAGTCAGGCGGCCGTCTTTGATCCAGGCGGAAAGGCGCGAGCGCGAGTGCTCAGCGAATAATTGTGCGGCGACTTGATCGAGGCGTTGGCCGCCCAATTCGGACGGCACCTCTGCGCGAAGTTCAATTTTATCGGACATGCTCAGACTAGGCGTCGGCACAGCCTTTGGTTTCGGCTGCGCGCTTGTGGTTAAATACGGCGTCTTTTGCCCCGAGGCTATTCAACGGGGCGCTCATCATAACAGGACGGCCCCGCCCAAGACAGCGGCCGTCATAGGGACGCAAGCCGCCATGCAAGTGAAACACCTGCTGCTGATCGCCATCCTCGCATTGACCGCTGCTTGCTCATCGAAGGAAGTCGTAGACGAAAACCTTAGCGAAGTCGAGCTGTACCAGCAGGCTCAGACCGACCTGGACAACAATAGCTACACCGCCGCCACAGCCAAGCTGAAGGCGC is drawn from Pseudomonas sp. 31-12 and contains these coding sequences:
- the clpB gene encoding ATP-dependent chaperone ClpB: MRIDRLTSKLQLALSDAQSLAVGLDHPGIEPAHLMQAMLEQQGGSIKPLLMQVGFDVNSLRKELTKELDQLPKIQNPTGDVNMSQDLARLLNQADRLAQQKGDQFISSELVLLAAMDENSKLGKLLLGQGVSKKALENAINNLRGGEAVNDANHEESRQALDKYTVDLTKRAEEGKLDPVIGRDDEIRRTIQVLQRRTKNNPVLIGEPGVGKTAIAEGLAQRIINGEVPDGLKGKRLLSLDMGSLIAGAKYRGEFEERLKSLLNELSKQEGQIILFIDELHTMVGAGKGEGSMDAGNMLKPALARGELHCVGATTLNEYRQYIEKDAALERRFQKVLVDEPSEEDTIAILRGLKERYEVHHKVAITDGAIIAAAKLSHRYITDRQLPDKAIDLIDEAASRIRMEIDSKPEVLDRLERRLIQLKVESQALKKESDDAAKKRLEKLQEEIVRHEREYSDLEEIWNSEKAEVQGSAQIQQKIEQSRQELEAARRKGDLNRMAELQYGVIPDLERSLQMVDQHGKSENQLLRSKVTEEEIAEVVSKWTGIPVSKMLEGERDKLMKMESLLHQRVIGQDEAVIAVSNAVRRSRAGLSDPNRPSGSFMFLGPTGVGKTELCKALAEFLFDTEEAMVRIDMSEFMEKHSVARLIGAPPGYVGYEEGGYLTEAVRRKPYSVILLDEVEKAHPDVFNILLQVLEDGRLTDSHGRTVDFKNTVIVMTSNLGSVQIQELVGDREAQRAAVMDAISTHFRPEFINRVDEVVIFEPLARDQIAGITEIQLGRLRSRLTERELKLELSPEAMDKLIAVGYDPVYGARPLKRAIQRWIENPLAQLILSGRFMPGDTAVGKVENDEIVFA
- a CDS encoding NAD(P)/FAD-dependent oxidoreductase codes for the protein MTHRIVIVGGGAGGLELATRLGKTLGKRGTASVMLVDANLTHIWKPLLHEVAAGSLNSSEDELNYVAQAKWNHFEFQLGRMSGLDRAQKKIQLAATYDEAGLELVPAREVAYDSLVIAVGSTTNDFGTQGAAQHCLFLDTRKQAERFHQQLLNHYLRAHAGQTDKVEQISVAIVGAGATGVELAAELHNAAHELAAYGLDRIKPENMHITLIEAGPRVLPALPERIGGPVHKTLEKLGVNVMTNAAVSEVTADSLITADGKVINASLKVWAAGIRAPGFLKDIDGLETNRINQLQVLPTLQTTRDENIFAFGDCAACPQPGTDRNVPPRAQAAHQQASLLAKSLKLRIEGKALPEYKYTDYGSLISLSRFSAVGNLMGNLTGSVMLEGWLARMFYVSLYRMHQMALYGAFRTAMLMLGSKIGRGTEPRLKLH
- the rluD gene encoding 23S rRNA pseudouridine(1911/1915/1917) synthase RluD, with the translated sequence MSDKIELRAEVPSELGGQRLDQVAAQLFAEHSRSRLSAWIKDGRLTVDGAVIRPRDIVHGGAILELTAEQEAQGEWIAQDIELDIVYEDDDILVINKPAGLVVHPAAGHADGTLLNALLHHVPDIINVPRAGIVHRLDKDTTGLMVVAKTIQAQTQLVTQLQSRSVSRIYECIVIGVVTAGGKINAPIGRHGQQRQRMAVMEGGKQAVSHYRVLERFRSHTHVRVKLETGRTHQIRVHMAHINYPLVGDPAYGGRFRIPPAASVTMVESLKAFPRQALHARFLELDHPTTGKRMSWESPLPDDFVWLLTLLKQDREAFIG
- a CDS encoding methyl-accepting chemotaxis protein; translation: MQQNLRETLQGISGSAAQLATAADELNAVTLDGTQNLQQQNNEIEQAATAVTEMTTAVEEVARNAVSTSDATRQSSESAHVGQERVSETVTAISALASDVQITGGLVQSLANQSQDIGKVLDVIRAIAEQTNLLALNAAIEAARAGESGRGFAVVADEVRALAYRTQQSTQEIEQMVQGMRSGSTQALDSMQASSTRAASTLALAERAGEALQTITASVHQIHERNLVIASAAEEQAQVAREVDRNLVNIRDLSVRSAAGADQTSASSHELSQLANSLRTMVQRFQV
- the pgeF gene encoding peptidoglycan editing factor PgeF, with the protein product MSDWLIPDWPAPAGVKACVTTRAGGVSLAPFDSLNLGDHVDDSPEAVAENRRRLTDHFSIQPAWLKQVHGIAVAHADPGITATADASWTSTPGIACAAMTADCLPALFCDRAGTRVAAAHAGWRGLAAGVLEATLDSLAVPPEDVLVWLGPAIGPQAFEVGAEVRETFVQQLPEAAKAFVPSQNAGKFMADIYELARLRLAVRGVTVVYGGGFCTVTDPRFFSYRRSPRTGRFASLIWLED